A single window of Pseudomonas benzenivorans DNA harbors:
- a CDS encoding ABC transporter permease, giving the protein MKGLPFHRLLALATRQLLRDARAGELRVLFFALLVAVTASTAIGYFSARLNDGMQRRASEFLGADLLLTGTSPAAPAQIEQGKQLGLDHARLVEFSSVIAGDEAIQLVSVKAVDSHYPLRGQLKSASAPYGAERPGTGPRPGEVWAEARVLATLDVQVGDRIELGSTSLRLSRVLTYLPDEAGDFYSLTPHVLMHLDDLAATEVVQPGSRVRYREQWRGAPEALKAYRQAVEPNLAANQRLEDARDGSRQVGGALNRAERYLNLASLAAVLLAGVAVALSAARFAARRFDASALLRCLGLSRRQALSLFSLQLAMLGLTASLSGALLGWLGQHGLFFLLQGLLPADLPPGGPGPALAGMATGLVALAGFALPPLAALGRVPPLRVLRRDLLPVPLSAWLVYGAALLALGLIMWRLSLDLKLTLALLGGGLLATLLLGALLLSGLRGLRRLLARAALPWRLGLGQLLRHPLAAAGQSLAFGLIILAMALIALLRGELLDTWQEQLPAQAPNHFALNVLPAEQDAFSARLTQLSPHPVTLYPVVPGRLVMINGEPVRQIVSKESQGERAIQRDLSLTWASELPADNQLLAGRWWSPGDDGDLPGVSVESKLAESLQLRLGDRLSFSVGGLNRDAQVSSLREVDWNNFRPNFYMIFEPGTLQDLPVTYLTSFYLPPRQERELVELARAFPAVTLLQVDALLKQLRSIVAQVTLAIEYVLLFVLAAGLAVLFAGLQATLDERIRQGALLRALGAERRLLISARRTEFALLGAASGLLAALGCELISFLLYRFAFDLSWQPHPWLLVLPLIGALLVGGAGIIGTRRALNVSPLTVLREG; this is encoded by the coding sequence ATGAAGGGCCTGCCGTTCCACCGGCTGCTGGCGCTGGCCACCCGACAGCTGCTGCGCGATGCCCGCGCCGGCGAGCTGCGCGTGCTGTTCTTCGCCTTGCTGGTGGCGGTCACGGCCAGTACCGCAATCGGCTATTTCAGTGCGCGCCTGAATGACGGCATGCAGCGCCGCGCCAGTGAGTTTCTCGGTGCCGACCTGCTGCTGACCGGCACCTCGCCCGCCGCGCCCGCGCAGATCGAGCAAGGCAAGCAACTCGGACTGGACCACGCGCGGCTGGTGGAATTCTCCAGCGTGATCGCCGGCGATGAGGCCATCCAGCTGGTCAGTGTCAAGGCGGTCGACAGCCACTATCCGCTGCGCGGACAACTCAAGAGCGCCAGCGCGCCCTATGGGGCAGAGCGACCCGGCACCGGCCCGCGTCCCGGAGAGGTCTGGGCAGAGGCGCGGGTATTGGCCACCCTGGATGTGCAGGTCGGCGACCGCATCGAACTCGGATCTACCAGCCTGCGCTTGAGTCGCGTGCTGACCTACCTGCCGGACGAGGCCGGTGATTTCTACAGCCTGACGCCCCATGTGTTGATGCACCTCGACGACCTGGCAGCCACCGAAGTGGTGCAACCGGGAAGCCGGGTCCGCTACCGCGAACAGTGGCGCGGCGCCCCCGAAGCCTTGAAGGCTTACAGACAGGCTGTCGAGCCAAATCTAGCGGCCAACCAGCGCCTCGAGGATGCCCGCGACGGCAGTCGCCAGGTCGGGGGTGCACTGAATCGTGCCGAGCGCTACCTGAATCTGGCCAGTCTGGCCGCTGTGCTGCTGGCCGGCGTTGCGGTGGCGCTGTCGGCGGCACGCTTCGCCGCCCGACGTTTCGACGCCAGCGCCTTGCTGCGCTGCCTGGGCCTGTCACGCCGCCAGGCACTGAGCCTGTTCAGCCTGCAACTGGCGATGCTGGGCCTGACCGCCAGCCTAAGCGGCGCCTTACTGGGATGGCTGGGCCAGCACGGCCTGTTCTTCCTCCTGCAGGGCTTGCTCCCCGCCGATCTGCCACCCGGCGGCCCGGGCCCCGCCTTGGCGGGGATGGCCACGGGCCTGGTGGCCCTGGCCGGCTTCGCACTGCCGCCGCTGGCCGCACTCGGCCGGGTACCACCGTTGCGAGTACTGCGGCGCGACCTGCTGCCGGTGCCGCTCAGCGCCTGGCTGGTGTACGGCGCCGCACTGCTGGCCCTGGGGCTGATCATGTGGCGCCTGAGCCTGGACCTGAAATTGACCCTGGCCCTGCTCGGCGGCGGGCTGCTGGCGACCCTGCTGCTCGGCGCCTTGCTGTTGTCCGGCCTGCGCGGCCTGCGCCGGCTGCTGGCCCGCGCTGCGCTGCCCTGGCGTCTGGGGCTCGGCCAGTTGCTGCGACACCCCCTGGCTGCGGCCGGACAATCGCTGGCATTCGGCCTGATCATTCTGGCCATGGCGTTGATCGCCCTGCTGCGCGGCGAGCTGCTCGACACCTGGCAGGAACAGCTGCCTGCCCAGGCGCCCAACCATTTCGCCTTGAACGTGCTGCCGGCGGAGCAGGACGCTTTCTCCGCCCGGCTCACCCAGCTATCGCCACACCCTGTAACGCTCTACCCGGTGGTGCCCGGACGCCTGGTGATGATCAATGGTGAGCCGGTGCGACAGATCGTCAGCAAGGAAAGTCAGGGCGAGCGCGCCATTCAGCGCGACCTCAGCCTGACCTGGGCCAGCGAGCTTCCTGCTGACAATCAGCTACTTGCCGGTCGTTGGTGGAGTCCGGGGGATGACGGTGACCTGCCAGGAGTTTCCGTAGAATCAAAGCTGGCGGAAAGCCTGCAGCTCAGGCTCGGCGACCGCCTGAGCTTCAGTGTCGGCGGCCTCAATCGCGACGCCCAGGTCAGCAGCCTGCGGGAGGTCGACTGGAACAACTTCCGGCCCAACTTCTACATGATCTTCGAGCCGGGCACCCTGCAGGATCTGCCGGTCACCTACCTGACGAGCTTCTACCTGCCGCCCCGCCAGGAGCGCGAGCTGGTTGAGCTGGCGCGTGCCTTCCCCGCCGTCACCCTGCTGCAGGTGGACGCCCTGCTCAAGCAGCTGCGCAGTATCGTCGCCCAGGTCACCCTGGCCATCGAGTATGTGCTGCTGTTCGTCCTCGCCGCCGGGCTCGCCGTATTGTTCGCCGGTCTGCAGGCGACGCTGGATGAGCGCATCCGTCAGGGCGCCCTGCTGCGCGCCCTGGGTGCCGAACGGCGCCTGCTGATCAGCGCACGGCGCACGGAGTTCGCCCTGCTCGGCGCGGCCAGCGGTCTGCTGGCCGCGCTGGGCTGCGAGCTGATCAGCTTCCTGCTTTATCGATTCGCCTTCGACCTCAGCTGGCAGCCACACCCCTGGCTGCTGGTCCTGCCGTTGATCGGCGCCCTGTTGGTGGGAGGGGCGGGCATCATCGGCACGCGCCGGGCCTTGAATGTCAGCCCGCTGACGGTGTTGCGCGAGGGCTGA
- a CDS encoding ABC transporter ATP-binding protein, giving the protein MNSSILTARNLSKVVSSTEGELTILHGLSLELNAGDSLAIVGRSGSGKSTLLGLLAGLDLPSAGKVTLAGNDLGQLDEDQRARVRAEHVGFVFQSFQLLDSLNALENVMLPLELEGQRDARGRAQALLERVGLGQRLTHYPRQLSGGEQQRVAIARAFVAEPAVLFADEPTGNLDSHTGERISDLLFELNQERGATLVLVTHDERLAHRCQRLIHLEGGHLVDHVAP; this is encoded by the coding sequence ATGAATTCATCCATTCTTACCGCGCGGAACCTTAGCAAAGTGGTTTCCAGCACGGAAGGCGAGTTGACCATACTCCACGGCCTGTCCCTCGAACTGAATGCGGGTGACAGCCTGGCCATAGTCGGCCGTTCCGGATCGGGTAAATCCACCCTGCTCGGCCTGCTCGCCGGCCTCGACCTGCCCAGTGCCGGAAAGGTCACCCTGGCCGGCAATGATCTTGGGCAGCTCGATGAGGATCAGCGCGCCCGGGTGCGCGCCGAGCACGTCGGTTTCGTCTTCCAGTCGTTCCAGCTGCTCGACAGCCTGAACGCCCTGGAGAACGTGATGCTGCCGCTTGAACTCGAAGGACAGCGCGACGCCCGCGGCCGCGCCCAGGCCCTGCTCGAGCGGGTCGGCCTCGGCCAGCGCCTGACTCATTACCCACGCCAGCTGTCCGGCGGCGAGCAGCAGCGCGTGGCCATCGCCCGCGCCTTCGTCGCCGAGCCGGCGGTACTGTTCGCCGACGAGCCGACCGGCAACCTCGACAGCCACACCGGCGAGCGCATCAGTGATCTGCTGTTCGAACTCAATCAGGAGCGCGGCGCGACCCTGGTGCTGGTCACCCACGATGAACGCCTGGCCCACCGCTGCCAGCGCCTGATCCACCTGGAAGGCGGCCACCTGGTCGACCACGTGGCGCCCTGA
- a CDS encoding arylesterase, with translation MRRGLVVAVFALLLSVQTAVAETVLVVGDSISAAFGLDTRQGWVALLQQRLSEQGYPHQVVNASISGDTSAGGVARLPALLAEHRPSLVIVELGGNDGLRGQPLAQLQQNLAGMIDLARASGARVLLVGMRLPPNYGARYTLAFAGVFTRLAEEKRVALLPFFLEGVGGVPGMMQSDGIHPTAGAQPRLLDNLWPLLQPLL, from the coding sequence ATGCGTAGAGGGTTGGTTGTTGCCGTTTTCGCTCTGCTGCTATCGGTGCAGACCGCCGTGGCCGAGACCGTGCTGGTCGTTGGCGATAGTATCAGCGCGGCTTTCGGCCTGGATACCCGCCAGGGCTGGGTCGCGCTGCTGCAGCAGCGCCTTTCCGAGCAGGGCTACCCGCATCAGGTGGTGAATGCTTCGATCAGTGGCGATACCAGTGCGGGAGGCGTCGCACGCCTGCCTGCGCTGCTTGCCGAGCACCGGCCGAGCCTGGTGATAGTGGAGCTGGGGGGCAACGATGGCTTGCGCGGGCAACCCCTGGCGCAATTGCAACAGAATCTTGCGGGCATGATCGATCTGGCCCGTGCCAGCGGTGCCCGCGTGCTGCTGGTAGGCATGCGCCTGCCGCCAAACTACGGCGCGCGTTACACCCTGGCGTTCGCCGGGGTGTTCACCCGTCTGGCCGAAGAGAAACGGGTCGCGCTGCTGCCATTCTTTCTCGAGGGGGTCGGCGGTGTGCCGGGCATGATGCAGAGTGACGGCATCCACCCCACTGCGGGCGCCCAACCGCGCCTTCTGGATAATCTCTGGCCGCTGCTGCAGCCACTGCTCTGA
- a CDS encoding L,D-transpeptidase family protein → MLSRVPAVARCLPLAALFAAGSAIALELPLPPAGEDIVGQVQVVKAKYEDTFADLGVANDLGYLEMIAANPGVDAWLPGEGTEVILPTRFILPPGPREGIVINLAEYRMYYFPKGQNVVHTYPLGIGREGWSSPVAETRITAKTPNPGWTPPKSILEEHAADGDPLPSYVPPGPNNPLGPYKMTLSVPGYLIHGTNKKFGIGMRVSHGCFRMLNQNVLQLAEMVPVGTPVRILNEPYKFGRSNGKVYLEAHAPLEDTGAPSVVDKHTAVINALLKREELGELRLDWEVVREVVAAEDGLPVEIAEPDAEMLSKAETAF, encoded by the coding sequence ATGTTGTCGCGCGTACCTGCCGTCGCTCGTTGCCTGCCGCTCGCCGCGCTGTTCGCCGCGGGCTCTGCCATTGCCCTGGAACTGCCCCTGCCGCCAGCCGGTGAGGACATCGTCGGTCAGGTACAGGTGGTCAAGGCCAAATACGAGGATACTTTTGCCGACCTGGGCGTGGCCAACGACCTCGGCTACCTGGAGATGATCGCCGCCAACCCAGGGGTGGATGCCTGGTTGCCGGGCGAGGGCACCGAGGTCATCCTGCCGACTCGGTTCATCCTGCCGCCGGGGCCACGCGAGGGGATCGTGATCAACCTCGCCGAATACCGCATGTATTACTTCCCGAAAGGGCAGAATGTGGTGCATACCTACCCGCTGGGGATCGGTCGCGAAGGCTGGAGCTCGCCGGTGGCCGAAACCCGGATCACGGCCAAGACCCCGAATCCGGGCTGGACTCCGCCCAAGTCGATCCTCGAAGAGCATGCCGCCGATGGCGACCCGTTGCCGTCCTACGTACCGCCGGGCCCCAACAATCCGCTCGGGCCTTACAAGATGACCCTGTCGGTACCGGGTTACCTGATCCACGGCACCAACAAGAAGTTCGGTATTGGTATGCGCGTCAGCCACGGTTGCTTCCGCATGCTCAACCAGAACGTGCTGCAACTCGCTGAGATGGTCCCGGTCGGCACGCCGGTCCGTATTCTCAATGAGCCTTATAAGTTCGGCCGCAGCAACGGCAAGGTCTACCTCGAGGCGCACGCGCCGCTGGAGGACACCGGCGCGCCTTCGGTCGTCGACAAGCACACCGCAGTCATCAACGCACTGCTCAAGCGCGAAGAGCTGGGTGAGCTGCGCCTGGATTGGGAAGTGGTGCGCGAGGTGGTGGCGGCCGAAGATGGCCTGCCGGTGGAGATCGCCGAGCCCGATGCTGAAATGCTCAGCAAGGCAGAAACTGCGTTCTGA
- a CDS encoding IS1595 family transposase, which produces MDTQAFHHWLAQLSQLSAHQKSTLHQALRNPPATEVLDCLPALQRCPHCQTNANQLAPWGWSRSLRRYRCRSCRRTCTARSATGLARLHYPERWKDYAQALIDGLSVRKAAQACGISKNTAFLWRHRFLAAAAEHHATHEAGIVEVDETFFLESFKGQRQLPRPPRKRGGVSVTRGTGKDQIPVMVVRDREGHTADFKLAKLDANHVREALMPLIDREAVLCSDGAAVYASFARAQGITHQVVHARPGQRVRQGAFHIQNVNAYHSRLKSWMTRFHGVATRYLPNYLGWRRMLERYQRNIRPAHCIQEAVGRTLQHAIGT; this is translated from the coding sequence ATGGATACTCAAGCCTTTCACCACTGGCTGGCTCAACTGAGCCAACTCAGCGCCCATCAGAAATCTACGCTTCATCAGGCACTGCGGAACCCGCCGGCGACAGAAGTGCTCGATTGCCTGCCGGCGCTGCAGCGTTGCCCGCATTGCCAGACCAATGCGAATCAGCTTGCGCCCTGGGGTTGGTCGCGCAGTCTGCGCCGCTATCGTTGCCGTAGTTGTCGACGGACTTGCACCGCGCGCTCAGCAACAGGCCTTGCCCGCCTGCACTACCCCGAACGCTGGAAAGACTACGCCCAGGCACTGATTGACGGGCTTAGCGTGCGCAAGGCGGCCCAGGCATGCGGCATCAGCAAAAACACCGCTTTCCTCTGGAGGCACCGCTTCCTGGCTGCAGCGGCTGAGCATCACGCCACGCATGAGGCAGGGATTGTCGAAGTGGATGAGACGTTCTTTCTGGAGTCCTTCAAGGGCCAGAGGCAGTTGCCTCGGCCGCCCCGTAAACGAGGTGGGGTGAGCGTGACCCGCGGCACGGGTAAAGACCAGATCCCGGTGATGGTGGTGCGCGACCGGGAGGGCCACACCGCTGACTTCAAGTTGGCCAAGCTCGATGCCAATCATGTGCGAGAGGCGTTGATGCCGCTGATCGACCGGGAGGCCGTGCTCTGCAGTGACGGGGCGGCAGTCTATGCCAGCTTTGCCCGGGCACAGGGCATCACCCATCAGGTCGTGCATGCCCGCCCCGGCCAGCGAGTGCGCCAAGGCGCTTTCCATATTCAGAACGTCAACGCCTACCACAGCCGCTTGAAGAGCTGGATGACCCGCTTTCACGGCGTGGCCACCCGCTACCTCCCGAATTACCTGGGCTGGCGCCGCATGCTAGAGCGCTATCAGCGGAATATTCGGCCGGCTCACTGCATTCAGGAGGCGGTAGGCAGAACCCTGCAACACGCTATTGGTACATAG
- the oprI gene encoding outer membrane lipoprotei OprI — MNNVLKFSALALAAVLATGCSSMSKETEARLTATEDAAARAQARADEAYRKADEALAAAQKAQQTADEANERALRMLEKASRK; from the coding sequence ATGAACAACGTTCTGAAATTCTCTGCTCTGGCCCTGGCCGCTGTTCTGGCTACCGGTTGCAGCAGCATGTCCAAAGAAACTGAAGCGCGCCTGACTGCTACCGAAGACGCAGCCGCTCGCGCTCAAGCCCGTGCCGATGAAGCCTACCGCAAGGCTGATGAGGCTCTGGCCGCTGCTCAGAAGGCTCAGCAGACCGCTGACGAAGCCAATGAGCGCGCTCTGCGCATGCTGGAAAAAGCCAGCCGCAAGTAA
- a CDS encoding GNAT family N-acetyltransferase, giving the protein MSKALSIHHDQRGHQFETTVDGDRAYLAYMDLGKQTLDIYRTFVPNSLRGQGIAAALTEHALQYAERIGYTVIPSCSYVERYIERRQRLVEKT; this is encoded by the coding sequence ATGAGCAAGGCGTTGTCCATTCACCATGACCAGCGGGGTCACCAGTTCGAGACCACCGTGGATGGCGATCGTGCTTACCTGGCCTACATGGACCTGGGCAAGCAGACCTTGGACATCTACCGCACCTTTGTGCCGAACTCGCTGCGCGGCCAGGGAATTGCCGCCGCACTGACCGAGCATGCCCTGCAATATGCCGAGCGAATTGGCTATACGGTGATTCCCTCGTGCTCCTATGTCGAGCGCTATATCGAGCGCCGTCAACGCCTCGTCGAAAAGACCTGA
- a CDS encoding 3-deoxy-7-phosphoheptulonate synthase has protein sequence MADLPIDDLNVASNETLITPAQLKREIPLTDSALKTVATGRQVIRDILDGKDHRLFVVVGPCSIHDIKAAHEYAERLKVLAAEVSDSLYLVMRVYFEKPRTTVGWKGLINDPYLDDSFKIQDGLHIGRQLLRDLAEMGLPTATEALDPISPQYLQDLISWSAIGARTTESQTHREMASGLSSAVGFKNGTDGGLTVAINALQSVSSPHRFLGINQEGGVSIVTTKGNAYGHVVLRGGNGKPNYDSVSVAVCEQELTKAGIRPNIMVDCSHANSNKDPALQPLVMDNVANQILEGNQSIVGLMVESHLGWGNQSIPKDLAQLKYGVSITDACIDWDSTEKTLRGMHAKLKEVLPNRQRG, from the coding sequence ATGGCTGATTTACCGATCGACGATCTGAACGTTGCCTCCAACGAGACCCTGATCACCCCTGCGCAGCTCAAGCGCGAAATCCCCCTGACCGACTCCGCCTTGAAGACCGTCGCGACGGGCCGCCAGGTGATTCGCGACATTCTCGATGGCAAGGACCATCGCCTGTTCGTGGTGGTGGGGCCCTGCTCGATCCACGACATCAAGGCCGCCCATGAGTATGCCGAACGCCTCAAGGTGCTCGCCGCTGAAGTGTCGGACAGCCTGTACTTGGTGATGCGCGTCTATTTCGAGAAACCGCGAACCACAGTCGGCTGGAAAGGCCTGATCAACGATCCATACCTGGACGACTCCTTCAAGATCCAGGACGGCCTGCACATTGGTCGTCAGCTGCTGCGCGACTTGGCCGAAATGGGCCTGCCGACGGCAACCGAGGCGTTGGATCCGATTTCACCGCAATATCTGCAGGACCTGATCAGCTGGTCGGCCATTGGGGCGCGCACCACCGAATCCCAGACCCATCGCGAAATGGCCTCCGGCCTGTCCTCTGCCGTGGGCTTCAAGAACGGCACCGATGGCGGCCTGACGGTGGCGATCAACGCCCTGCAGTCGGTCTCCAGCCCGCATCGCTTCCTGGGCATCAACCAGGAAGGCGGCGTATCCATTGTCACCACCAAGGGCAACGCCTACGGCCACGTGGTCCTGCGCGGCGGCAACGGCAAGCCGAACTACGACTCGGTCAGTGTTGCCGTGTGTGAGCAGGAACTGACCAAAGCCGGAATCCGCCCGAACATCATGGTCGACTGCAGCCACGCCAACTCCAACAAGGATCCGGCGCTGCAGCCGCTGGTCATGGACAACGTCGCCAACCAGATTCTCGAGGGCAACCAGTCGATCGTCGGCCTGATGGTGGAAAGCCACTTGGGCTGGGGTAATCAGTCGATTCCCAAGGATCTCGCTCAGCTCAAGTACGGTGTGTCCATCACCGATGCCTGCATCGACTGGGACAGCACGGAGAAAACCCTGCGCGGCATGCACGCCAAGCTCAAGGAAGTGCTGCCCAACCGGCAACGCGGTTGA
- a CDS encoding PilZ domain-containing protein yields MRRFLRHPSDMPVELVLRKQDFMPRQRLNNISLGGVACNSSRGFRRGTAVELRIPLLGEQARYAGVVAWCHKLEDDYLVGIAFTDEDTLFRARMVEQVCQIEHYRRQREREVGHQLQIENVAQEWIAQHAAEFSDAGLT; encoded by the coding sequence ATGCGTCGCTTCTTGCGTCATCCCAGTGATATGCCAGTGGAGCTGGTGCTCCGCAAACAAGATTTCATGCCCAGACAGCGATTGAACAATATCAGTCTCGGCGGCGTGGCATGCAACTCCAGCCGTGGTTTTCGCCGCGGCACCGCAGTTGAACTGCGGATTCCGTTGCTCGGCGAGCAGGCGCGATATGCGGGCGTGGTCGCCTGGTGCCATAAGCTGGAAGACGACTACCTCGTCGGCATCGCCTTTACCGACGAGGACACCCTGTTTCGCGCACGCATGGTCGAACAAGTCTGTCAGATCGAGCACTATCGCCGACAGCGCGAGCGGGAAGTGGGCCATCAACTGCAGATAGAAAATGTCGCGCAGGAATGGATCGCCCAGCACGCCGCCGAATTCTCCGATGCCGGCCTGACTTGA
- a CDS encoding thioredoxin family protein, giving the protein MTTDPQCHQFDIVNLSIVKELHLTDLDADRRLLDLPGTSLLVFTSTGCASCRWARRELPLLRLPVARLAWVDAGDNAGLVARYEVFHLPALFIVRDGQFYGAVRCRLRADELREALTVALCRPAEELP; this is encoded by the coding sequence ATGACTACCGACCCCCAATGCCATCAATTTGACATCGTTAACCTGAGTATAGTGAAGGAACTGCATCTGACAGATTTAGATGCGGATCGTCGCCTGCTCGATCTACCCGGCACCTCCTTGCTTGTTTTTACCAGCACAGGTTGTGCCAGCTGCCGTTGGGCGCGTCGGGAGTTGCCGCTGTTGCGCTTGCCGGTGGCACGCCTGGCCTGGGTAGACGCCGGCGATAATGCCGGACTGGTGGCACGCTATGAAGTGTTTCACCTGCCCGCGCTGTTCATCGTGCGCGACGGTCAATTTTACGGCGCGGTGCGTTGTCGTCTACGTGCCGACGAACTGCGTGAAGCCTTAACTGTGGCCTTGTGCCGCCCCGCGGAGGAGCTTCCTTGA
- a CDS encoding putative 2-dehydropantoate 2-reductase, with the protein MKTANQNPRIGIIGTGAIGGFYGLMLARAGFDVHFLLRSEYATVVEHGLQLDSAVHGALHLQQVQAYRSAADMPRCDWLLVGTKTTSNAALAPVISQAAADGAKVVLLQNGLGVEEALRPLLPESLHLLGGLCFICTHRSAPGVIKHQALGAVNLGYHSGPALDEAQRQRIVEEGAALFKAAQLESTALADLQQGRWQKLVWNVPYNGLSVLLNADTGALMANADSRALIQALMREVAVAAQACGQQLPDGYPEKLLAATDRMPDYWPSMYHDFVQHRALELQAIYAVPLAAAEQAGIDMPRVRALYQALCFLDRANHQNVR; encoded by the coding sequence TTGAAGACAGCCAATCAGAATCCGCGTATCGGCATTATCGGCACCGGCGCCATTGGTGGTTTCTACGGCTTGATGTTGGCCCGAGCCGGTTTCGACGTGCATTTCCTGCTGCGCAGCGAATACGCCACGGTGGTGGAGCACGGCCTGCAGCTGGACAGCGCGGTGCACGGAGCGCTGCACCTGCAGCAGGTGCAGGCCTACCGTTCAGCGGCAGACATGCCGCGCTGCGACTGGTTGCTGGTCGGCACGAAGACCACCAGCAACGCGGCGCTGGCGCCCGTCATCAGCCAGGCCGCGGCAGACGGCGCCAAGGTGGTATTGCTGCAGAATGGCCTGGGGGTGGAGGAAGCGCTGCGACCGTTGTTGCCCGAGTCGCTGCACCTGCTCGGTGGATTGTGTTTCATCTGTACGCACCGTTCCGCGCCCGGCGTGATCAAGCATCAGGCGCTGGGGGCGGTGAACCTGGGCTATCACTCGGGGCCCGCCCTTGATGAGGCGCAGCGTCAGCGGATAGTCGAGGAGGGCGCCGCCCTGTTCAAGGCGGCGCAGCTGGAGTCCACGGCGCTGGCGGATCTGCAGCAAGGCCGATGGCAGAAGCTGGTGTGGAATGTGCCCTATAACGGCCTGTCTGTCCTGCTCAACGCCGACACCGGGGCCCTGATGGCCAATGCCGACAGTCGCGCGCTGATCCAAGCGCTCATGCGGGAAGTGGCCGTTGCGGCGCAGGCCTGCGGCCAGCAGCTGCCGGATGGCTACCCAGAGAAGCTGCTGGCCGCGACCGATCGCATGCCCGACTACTGGCCTAGCATGTATCACGATTTCGTTCAGCATCGGGCGCTGGAGCTGCAGGCGATCTACGCAGTGCCACTGGCGGCCGCCGAACAGGCCGGTATCGACATGCCGCGAGTGCGGGCCCTGTATCAGGCCCTGTGCTTCCTCGACCGGGCCAACCATCAGAACGTGAGGTGA
- a CDS encoding 5'-nucleotidase: MGKGMGDKLVLAISSSALFDLRESHLVYESQGVEAYRQYQIEHEDEILLPGDAFPLVEKLLGLNLTLGQPRVEVILVSRNSADTGLRAFNSIQHYDLGISRAAFVGGRSPDPYLAAFGCHLFLSTHAQDVRNALRSGFGAATILAGGARRAASNELRIAFDGDAVLFSDESERVYQQGGLEAFQSHERDAARELLGGGPFKPFLAALHRLQQEFPEEACPIRTALVTARSAPAHERVIRTLREWNIRLDESYFLGGLEKAAILETFAADVFFDDQVGHCEKAREVVATGHVPHGVSNELQP; the protein is encoded by the coding sequence ATGGGCAAGGGAATGGGCGACAAGCTGGTGCTGGCAATTTCCTCGAGCGCGCTGTTTGACCTGCGCGAGAGTCATCTGGTGTACGAGAGTCAGGGCGTAGAAGCCTATCGCCAGTACCAGATCGAACATGAGGATGAGATTCTCCTGCCTGGCGACGCGTTTCCCTTGGTCGAAAAGCTGCTCGGGTTGAATCTGACCCTGGGCCAGCCCCGGGTGGAGGTGATACTGGTCTCACGCAACAGCGCCGACACCGGCCTGCGGGCGTTCAACTCGATTCAGCACTACGACCTGGGCATCTCCCGCGCGGCGTTTGTCGGCGGGCGCAGTCCCGACCCCTATCTGGCGGCGTTTGGCTGTCATCTGTTTCTGTCCACCCACGCACAAGACGTGCGCAACGCGCTGCGCTCGGGGTTCGGTGCGGCGACCATCCTCGCCGGCGGGGCGCGTCGGGCGGCGAGCAATGAACTGCGGATTGCCTTCGATGGTGATGCCGTGCTGTTTTCCGACGAGTCCGAGCGGGTCTACCAACAGGGTGGGCTGGAGGCCTTCCAGAGCCATGAGCGTGACGCCGCCCGTGAGCTGCTGGGCGGTGGGCCGTTCAAGCCCTTTCTCGCGGCTCTGCACCGCCTGCAACAAGAGTTTCCCGAGGAGGCCTGCCCGATCCGCACGGCGTTGGTCACCGCGCGCTCGGCGCCGGCCCATGAACGGGTGATTCGCACCTTGCGCGAGTGGAACATTCGCCTGGATGAGTCGTACTTCCTCGGCGGTCTGGAGAAGGCGGCGATTCTCGAGACCTTCGCCGCCGACGTGTTCTTCGACGATCAGGTCGGGCACTGCGAAAAGGCCCGCGAAGTGGTGGCCACCGGTCATGTGCCCCATGGCGTGAGCAACGAGCTGCAGCCCTAG
- a CDS encoding universal stress protein gives MIRSILYATDLGLYAPYVLQHALALTRAFNAGLYVVHAVEPLGLFAESVLQTYLDEERLKELRNKGLSTVMASIEERVLEGFRDELDEAQHELDVIRGVRVVQGDPPLIILEEAQKLAVDLLVVGSHSHGTELEIPLGRTAARLVQLSEVPVYLVPMLQHRGRGET, from the coding sequence ATGATTCGTTCGATTCTTTACGCCACCGATCTAGGCCTTTACGCCCCTTATGTTCTCCAGCACGCACTGGCGTTGACGCGCGCCTTCAATGCCGGTCTTTATGTCGTGCACGCCGTCGAACCGCTGGGGTTGTTCGCCGAATCGGTCCTGCAGACCTATCTGGACGAGGAGCGGCTCAAGGAACTGCGCAACAAGGGGCTGAGCACGGTGATGGCGAGCATCGAGGAGCGGGTGCTGGAGGGCTTTCGCGACGAACTGGATGAGGCCCAGCATGAGCTCGACGTGATTCGGGGTGTGCGAGTGGTACAGGGTGACCCACCGCTGATTATTCTCGAAGAGGCGCAGAAGCTCGCGGTGGACCTGCTGGTCGTGGGCAGCCACAGCCATGGCACCGAGCTGGAAATACCGCTGGGACGCACGGCGGCGCGCCTGGTGCAGTTGTCGGAAGTGCCGGTCTATCTGGTGCCGATGCTGCAGCACCGCGGCCGGGGTGAAACTTGA